Within Candidatus Dadabacteria bacterium, the genomic segment CTATGGCGTTGCCCGCCATGGCTAATATAAGGCCTGTCTTGGTCGCCCAGGCATCCCTATTGTTAGAGCCTTTTTTCATCTCGGAAGGGTCACAATTAAGAAAGCTATATTATCACCGAGGCGGGGAATATGACAAGATAATAGTCCCCAATTGCTGACAACAACTGGTATTGACAAAAGGAATAATAATTTTATCTTAATTCACCCTAAAAATTTTAGACTTTGATTACCGGAGGAGTCAACATGCCCAGAGTAAAAAAGGAGAAACCTGAAAAAAAGACCTTGAAGGAAAGTTCTTCTGCGGCGACCGGAACAAAAGCTAAGTCGAGGAGAACCAACCCCAGAAAATATACAAAGAAGTTCCTTAACCAGATGACTGCCATGCTTAAAGAGATGAGAAAGGAACTACTTAAAGATGTAACCCGATCAATGAAAGAGGAATCGGATCATCTGCGTTTCAATGTCGGAGATTTTTATGATCACGCATCCGAAGACAGGCAGAG encodes:
- a CDS encoding TraR/DksA C4-type zinc finger protein, with the protein product MPRVKKEKPEKKTLKESSSAATGTKAKSRRTNPRKYTKKFLNQMTAMLKEMRKELLKDVTRSMKEESDHLRFNVGDFYDHASEDRQRELALTLSNRERSKLHQIDDALKRIENGEYGFCEVTGEKIGEERLMVMPFTKLSVEAQEEIERGNY